From one Rhopalosiphum padi isolate XX-2018 chromosome 2, ASM2088224v1, whole genome shotgun sequence genomic stretch:
- the LOC132920783 gene encoding inverted formin-2-like isoform X3, translated as MTTHNHWTRLANHVKTNNTTANNNEKNRLSGSKLLADMRNGVNLSKWEPELCIKMLQLPGVNNYLAIKKLVNEADKKWIEEFLQRDGLGTLLSSLGAASGKSLMDTMDQLQCVECLRAVVRSRTGLKYISTHLEYSSHLASAALVCNNTTVKLQVYELLCALCVFSADGMIFVKSVLSHIKMKQALRHDYEIVVKELQMADTFAYQTTLMAFVNCLILVQQNPRKRTCIRNELIALGLRTAINNMEGYEDDALQIQITVFEEHQLADENQIPQKSHQQLFNELRSKISNTLYDSYLQNILLQMSEMDYSDAKINDIWNLINEVICNDPQAILDIYRKTSKTHSTGSQTDEKRLNKGLSLNTRRCSLNIPKDKRTTIKLKRPSLPALPVVNKLDEHTNVNGRHIIKCSIFTQTDRACYCDGIGLTEVDSNPELNNNSPNLLDVNYIKSDACKSLELSCERSIIPPSPFLSNPSGIPPPPPLPVSSGIPPPPPPPPPPSSSSSSCHKIPPAPPLPSIGISPPPPPPPPLPVMAPPPPPLPVMAPPPPPLPEMVPPPPPPITGLRSSELNLVPEKAPQSSTALLSSMELLGLGKTITNITDGHRTVPTRRTNNNIKYYSLPKTKMKTLNWTKVNNQYLDKSVWSSADPPNLTINFRKIDELFCQKPRAKSSPAVLSPNGVSKANVVNILDNNRSLAINIMLKQFKSGSHEILEALQNGISIPLEKLKGLQRVLPTDEEIKLIKKKDVDLSFVGSAEQFCLQLNSISNYQLRIKLMIEKEELPAIVSEIQSQLESVKEMCDDLIKNQPFKQFLSLVLFIGNYLNAGSYAGNASGFTLDTLPKLLDTRANKPRVTFLHFVVEVAQTNKMDDILSFTKYTEALRNLSRISFLSLEDEINIKTKQIKSLHLQLSKQMKKQICDQFSDFIKQAVIDIETLNNEYKSATEVIRRVAVYFGEDVNKFKIEECFALLGNFFERIDVVAKENINRRIQEEKNKTLAAELEKEKDVPNMKRRARGSMIPKDEDVCIVDLVLRDIKRGSFNLRSVKAEGEKHI; from the exons GAAATGGATCGAAGAGTTCCTGCAGAGAGATGGCCTGGGCACGCTGTTGAGCAGCTTGGGTGCGGCGAGCGGAAAATCGCTTATGGACACAATGGACCAGTTGCAGTGCGTCGAATGTTTACGCGCCGTCGTCAGGTCCCGGACCGGATTGAAATACATATCCACTCATCTAGAATACTCGTCGCACTTGGCTTCGG cagCACTTGTATGCAACAATACAACCGTAAAGCTACAAGTATACGAACTATTGTGCGCGTTGTGCGTGTTCTCCGCGGACGGAATGATTTTCGTGAAGTCTGTCTTGTCGCACATCAAG atGAAACAAGCGTTGAGACACGATTACGAAATCGTAGTGAAGGAACTACAAATGGCAGATACATTCGCTTATCAAACAACTCTGATGGCTTTCGTCAACTGCCTGATTCTCGTTCAACAAAATCCGAGGAAGAGAACGTGTATCAGAAACGAACTGATTG ctCTTGGACTACGGACGGCCATCAATAACATGGAGGGTTATGAAGATGACGCATTACAAATACAAATCACCGTGTTCGAAGAGCATCAGTTGGCCGACGAAAATCAAATACCTCAAAAATCCCACCAACAACTATTTAACGAGTTACGATCTAAG atatcaAACACGTTATACGACTCGTATTTGCAAAACATTTTGCTCCAAATGTCTGAAATGGATTACAGTGatgcaaaaat taatgaCATTTGGAATTTGATCAACGAAGTCATCTGTAATGATCCACAAGCAATATTGGATATATACCGAAAAACTTCAAAAACACATTCTACGGGGTCTCAAACTGACGAGAAAAGACTTAATAAAGGTTTATCTCTGAATACCCGTCGCTGTAGCTTAAATATACCAAAAGATAAACGAACTACTATTAAACTTAAAAGACCGTCACTACCCGCCCTTCCAGTCGTCAACAAATTAGACGAACACACTAATGTTAACGGGCgccatattattaaatgttctaTATTTACTCAGACAGACCGTGCGTGTTATTGTGACGGTATTGGACTTACTGAAGTTGACTCTAATCCCGAGCTGAATAATAACAGTCCAAATTTGTTAGATGTGAACTATATAAAAAGTGATGCTTGTAAATCTCTTGAATTATCATGTGAACGCTCAATAATACCACCTTCACCATTTCTGTCAAATCCTTCAGGAATTCCGCCTCCTCCTCCACTTCCAGTTTCATCAGGAATTCCACCAcccccaccaccaccaccaccaccttcGTCATCTTCATCATCGTGTCACAAAATTCCACCAGCGCCACCACTTCCATCAATAGGAATatcaccaccaccgccaccaccaccaccttTACCCGTTATGGCACCTCCACCACCACCTTTGCCCGTTATGGCACCTCCACCACCTCCGTTGCCTGAAATGGTACCTCCGCCACCTCCTCCCATCACTGGATTAAGGTCTTCAGAGCTAAATTTAGTACCAGAAAAGGCACCTCAATCATCTACGGCATTGTTATCGTCAATGGAGTTATTGGGACTTGGTAAAACTATTACGAATATTACTGATGGTCATAGGACAGTACCTACAAGAagaactaataacaatattaaatactactcattaccaaaaacaaaaatgaaaactttGAACTGGACCAAGGTCAACAACCAATATTTAG ATAAGTCGGTTTGGTCGTCGGCGGACCCTCCTAACTTAACTATAAACTTCAGGAAAATTGACGAATTGTTTTGTCAAAAACCCAGGGCAAAATCTTCACCTGCTGTTTTGTCACCAAACGGTGTTTCTAAAGCGAACGTTGTGAATATATTAGATAACAATCGGAGCTTAGCGATTAACATAATGCTGAAACAGTTCAAATCCGGTTCGCATGAAATTTTAGAAGCACTTCAAAATGGGATATCAATTCCTCTTGAGAAACTAAAAGGTCTTCAACGGGTTTTGCCCACAGACGAAGAG ataaaattgataaaaaaaaaagacgtcGATCTGTCTTTTGTTGGATCTGCCGAACAGTTTTGTCTGCAACTCAACAGCATATCCAACTATCAATTGAGAATAAAACTCATGATTGAA aaagaaGAACTACCTGCCATAGTATCAGAAATACAAAGTCAACTAGAAAGTGTCAAAGAAATGTGTGATGACCTGATAAAAAATCAGCCGTTCAAGCAATTCCTGTCCCTAGTGTTGTTTATCGGAAATTACCTAAATGCT ggAAGCTATGCTGGTAACGCGAGCGGATTCACTTTGGATACGTTGCCCAAATTGCTCGATACCAGAGCCAACAAACCTAGAGTGACTTTTCTCCATTTCGTCGTCGAAGTAGCGCAGACGAACAAAATGGATGACATACTGAGTTTCACCAAGTACACTGAGGCGCTCAGGAATCTATccag GATATCTTTTTTGTCGTTGGAAGACGAAATAAACATCAAAACGAAACAGATCAAAAGTTTGCATCTACAGTTAtcaaaacaaatgaaaaaacagATATGTGATCAATTCTCAG attttataaagCAAGCCGTCATTGATATCGAAACTCTAAACAATGAGTATAAAAGTGCAACGGAGGTAATTCGAAGAGTAGCCGTCTATTTTGGCGAGGacgttaacaaatttaaaattgaagaaTGTTTTGCTTTATTGGGAAATTTTTTCGAGCGAATTGACGTGGTTGCCAAG gaAAACATAAATCGTAGAATTCaagaggaaaaaaataaaacactcgcTGCGGAATTGGAAAAGGAGAAGGATGTTCCGAACATGAAAAGGCGCGCCCGAGGTTCTATGATACCCAAAGATGAAGACGTATGCATAGTGGATTTGGTGTTACGAGACATTAAAAGAGGATCGTTTAATTTAAGAAGCGTGAAAGCTGAAGGCGAAAAGCACATCTAA
- the LOC132920783 gene encoding inverted formin-2-like isoform X4 — protein MIELNMDNCKLQKWQNKKWIEEFLQRDGLGTLLSSLGAASGKSLMDTMDQLQCVECLRAVVRSRTGLKYISTHLEYSSHLASAALVCNNTTVKLQVYELLCALCVFSADGMIFVKSVLSHIKMKQALRHDYEIVVKELQMADTFAYQTTLMAFVNCLILVQQNPRKRTCIRNELIALGLRTAINNMEGYEDDALQIQITVFEEHQLADENQIPQKSHQQLFNELRSKISNTLYDSYLQNILLQMSEMDYSDAKINDIWNLINEVICNDPQAILDIYRKTSKTHSTGSQTDEKRLNKGLSLNTRRCSLNIPKDKRTTIKLKRPSLPALPVVNKLDEHTNVNGRHIIKCSIFTQTDRACYCDGIGLTEVDSNPELNNNSPNLLDVNYIKSDACKSLELSCERSIIPPSPFLSNPSGIPPPPPLPVSSGIPPPPPPPPPPSSSSSSCHKIPPAPPLPSIGISPPPPPPPPLPVMAPPPPPLPVMAPPPPPLPEMVPPPPPPITGLRSSELNLVPEKAPQSSTALLSSMELLGLGKTITNITDGHRTVPTRRTNNNIKYYSLPKTKMKTLNWTKVNNQYLDKSVWSSADPPNLTINFRKIDELFCQKPRAKSSPAVLSPNGVSKANVVNILDNNRSLAINIMLKQFKSGSHEILEALQNGISIPLEKLKGLQRVLPTDEEIKLIKKKDVDLSFVGSAEQFCLQLNSISNYQLRIKLMIEKEELPAIVSEIQSQLESVKEMCDDLIKNQPFKQFLSLVLFIGNYLNAGSYAGNASGFTLDTLPKLLDTRANKPRVTFLHFVVEVAQTNKMDDILSFTKYTEALRNLSRISFLSLEDEINIKTKQIKSLHLQLSKQMKKQICDQFSDFIKQAVIDIETLNNEYKSATEVIRRVAVYFGEDVNKFKIEECFALLGNFFERIDVVAKENINRRIQEEKNKTLAAELEKEKDVPNMKRRARGSMIPKDEDVCIVDLVLRDIKRGSFNLRSVKAEGEKHI, from the exons ATGATTGAATTGAACATGGACAATTGCAAGCTGCAAAAATGGCAAAACAA GAAATGGATCGAAGAGTTCCTGCAGAGAGATGGCCTGGGCACGCTGTTGAGCAGCTTGGGTGCGGCGAGCGGAAAATCGCTTATGGACACAATGGACCAGTTGCAGTGCGTCGAATGTTTACGCGCCGTCGTCAGGTCCCGGACCGGATTGAAATACATATCCACTCATCTAGAATACTCGTCGCACTTGGCTTCGG cagCACTTGTATGCAACAATACAACCGTAAAGCTACAAGTATACGAACTATTGTGCGCGTTGTGCGTGTTCTCCGCGGACGGAATGATTTTCGTGAAGTCTGTCTTGTCGCACATCAAG atGAAACAAGCGTTGAGACACGATTACGAAATCGTAGTGAAGGAACTACAAATGGCAGATACATTCGCTTATCAAACAACTCTGATGGCTTTCGTCAACTGCCTGATTCTCGTTCAACAAAATCCGAGGAAGAGAACGTGTATCAGAAACGAACTGATTG ctCTTGGACTACGGACGGCCATCAATAACATGGAGGGTTATGAAGATGACGCATTACAAATACAAATCACCGTGTTCGAAGAGCATCAGTTGGCCGACGAAAATCAAATACCTCAAAAATCCCACCAACAACTATTTAACGAGTTACGATCTAAG atatcaAACACGTTATACGACTCGTATTTGCAAAACATTTTGCTCCAAATGTCTGAAATGGATTACAGTGatgcaaaaat taatgaCATTTGGAATTTGATCAACGAAGTCATCTGTAATGATCCACAAGCAATATTGGATATATACCGAAAAACTTCAAAAACACATTCTACGGGGTCTCAAACTGACGAGAAAAGACTTAATAAAGGTTTATCTCTGAATACCCGTCGCTGTAGCTTAAATATACCAAAAGATAAACGAACTACTATTAAACTTAAAAGACCGTCACTACCCGCCCTTCCAGTCGTCAACAAATTAGACGAACACACTAATGTTAACGGGCgccatattattaaatgttctaTATTTACTCAGACAGACCGTGCGTGTTATTGTGACGGTATTGGACTTACTGAAGTTGACTCTAATCCCGAGCTGAATAATAACAGTCCAAATTTGTTAGATGTGAACTATATAAAAAGTGATGCTTGTAAATCTCTTGAATTATCATGTGAACGCTCAATAATACCACCTTCACCATTTCTGTCAAATCCTTCAGGAATTCCGCCTCCTCCTCCACTTCCAGTTTCATCAGGAATTCCACCAcccccaccaccaccaccaccaccttcGTCATCTTCATCATCGTGTCACAAAATTCCACCAGCGCCACCACTTCCATCAATAGGAATatcaccaccaccgccaccaccaccaccttTACCCGTTATGGCACCTCCACCACCACCTTTGCCCGTTATGGCACCTCCACCACCTCCGTTGCCTGAAATGGTACCTCCGCCACCTCCTCCCATCACTGGATTAAGGTCTTCAGAGCTAAATTTAGTACCAGAAAAGGCACCTCAATCATCTACGGCATTGTTATCGTCAATGGAGTTATTGGGACTTGGTAAAACTATTACGAATATTACTGATGGTCATAGGACAGTACCTACAAGAagaactaataacaatattaaatactactcattaccaaaaacaaaaatgaaaactttGAACTGGACCAAGGTCAACAACCAATATTTAG ATAAGTCGGTTTGGTCGTCGGCGGACCCTCCTAACTTAACTATAAACTTCAGGAAAATTGACGAATTGTTTTGTCAAAAACCCAGGGCAAAATCTTCACCTGCTGTTTTGTCACCAAACGGTGTTTCTAAAGCGAACGTTGTGAATATATTAGATAACAATCGGAGCTTAGCGATTAACATAATGCTGAAACAGTTCAAATCCGGTTCGCATGAAATTTTAGAAGCACTTCAAAATGGGATATCAATTCCTCTTGAGAAACTAAAAGGTCTTCAACGGGTTTTGCCCACAGACGAAGAG ataaaattgataaaaaaaaaagacgtcGATCTGTCTTTTGTTGGATCTGCCGAACAGTTTTGTCTGCAACTCAACAGCATATCCAACTATCAATTGAGAATAAAACTCATGATTGAA aaagaaGAACTACCTGCCATAGTATCAGAAATACAAAGTCAACTAGAAAGTGTCAAAGAAATGTGTGATGACCTGATAAAAAATCAGCCGTTCAAGCAATTCCTGTCCCTAGTGTTGTTTATCGGAAATTACCTAAATGCT ggAAGCTATGCTGGTAACGCGAGCGGATTCACTTTGGATACGTTGCCCAAATTGCTCGATACCAGAGCCAACAAACCTAGAGTGACTTTTCTCCATTTCGTCGTCGAAGTAGCGCAGACGAACAAAATGGATGACATACTGAGTTTCACCAAGTACACTGAGGCGCTCAGGAATCTATccag GATATCTTTTTTGTCGTTGGAAGACGAAATAAACATCAAAACGAAACAGATCAAAAGTTTGCATCTACAGTTAtcaaaacaaatgaaaaaacagATATGTGATCAATTCTCAG attttataaagCAAGCCGTCATTGATATCGAAACTCTAAACAATGAGTATAAAAGTGCAACGGAGGTAATTCGAAGAGTAGCCGTCTATTTTGGCGAGGacgttaacaaatttaaaattgaagaaTGTTTTGCTTTATTGGGAAATTTTTTCGAGCGAATTGACGTGGTTGCCAAG gaAAACATAAATCGTAGAATTCaagaggaaaaaaataaaacactcgcTGCGGAATTGGAAAAGGAGAAGGATGTTCCGAACATGAAAAGGCGCGCCCGAGGTTCTATGATACCCAAAGATGAAGACGTATGCATAGTGGATTTGGTGTTACGAGACATTAAAAGAGGATCGTTTAATTTAAGAAGCGTGAAAGCTGAAGGCGAAAAGCACATCTAA
- the LOC132920783 gene encoding inverted formin-2-like isoform X1: MWRTKYWSFNTMHLHKLNMTTHNHWTRLANHVKTNNTTANNNEKNRLSGSKLLADMRNGVNLSKWEPELCIKMLQLPGVNNYLAIKKLVNEADKKWIEEFLQRDGLGTLLSSLGAASGKSLMDTMDQLQCVECLRAVVRSRTGLKYISTHLEYSSHLASAALVCNNTTVKLQVYELLCALCVFSADGMIFVKSVLSHIKMKQALRHDYEIVVKELQMADTFAYQTTLMAFVNCLILVQQNPRKRTCIRNELIALGLRTAINNMEGYEDDALQIQITVFEEHQLADENQIPQKSHQQLFNELRSKISNTLYDSYLQNILLQMSEMDYSDAKINDIWNLINEVICNDPQAILDIYRKTSKTHSTGSQTDEKRLNKGLSLNTRRCSLNIPKDKRTTIKLKRPSLPALPVVNKLDEHTNVNGRHIIKCSIFTQTDRACYCDGIGLTEVDSNPELNNNSPNLLDVNYIKSDACKSLELSCERSIIPPSPFLSNPSGIPPPPPLPVSSGIPPPPPPPPPPSSSSSSCHKIPPAPPLPSIGISPPPPPPPPLPVMAPPPPPLPVMAPPPPPLPEMVPPPPPPITGLRSSELNLVPEKAPQSSTALLSSMELLGLGKTITNITDGHRTVPTRRTNNNIKYYSLPKTKMKTLNWTKVNNQYLDKSVWSSADPPNLTINFRKIDELFCQKPRAKSSPAVLSPNGVSKANVVNILDNNRSLAINIMLKQFKSGSHEILEALQNGISIPLEKLKGLQRVLPTDEEIKLIKKKDVDLSFVGSAEQFCLQLNSISNYQLRIKLMIEKEELPAIVSEIQSQLESVKEMCDDLIKNQPFKQFLSLVLFIGNYLNAGSYAGNASGFTLDTLPKLLDTRANKPRVTFLHFVVEVAQTNKMDDILSFTKYTEALRNLSRISFLSLEDEINIKTKQIKSLHLQLSKQMKKQICDQFSDFIKQAVIDIETLNNEYKSATEVIRRVAVYFGEDVNKFKIEECFALLGNFFERIDVVAKENINRRIQEEKNKTLAAELEKEKDVPNMKRRARGSMIPKDEDVCIVDLVLRDIKRGSFNLRSVKAEGEKHI; this comes from the exons GAAATGGATCGAAGAGTTCCTGCAGAGAGATGGCCTGGGCACGCTGTTGAGCAGCTTGGGTGCGGCGAGCGGAAAATCGCTTATGGACACAATGGACCAGTTGCAGTGCGTCGAATGTTTACGCGCCGTCGTCAGGTCCCGGACCGGATTGAAATACATATCCACTCATCTAGAATACTCGTCGCACTTGGCTTCGG cagCACTTGTATGCAACAATACAACCGTAAAGCTACAAGTATACGAACTATTGTGCGCGTTGTGCGTGTTCTCCGCGGACGGAATGATTTTCGTGAAGTCTGTCTTGTCGCACATCAAG atGAAACAAGCGTTGAGACACGATTACGAAATCGTAGTGAAGGAACTACAAATGGCAGATACATTCGCTTATCAAACAACTCTGATGGCTTTCGTCAACTGCCTGATTCTCGTTCAACAAAATCCGAGGAAGAGAACGTGTATCAGAAACGAACTGATTG ctCTTGGACTACGGACGGCCATCAATAACATGGAGGGTTATGAAGATGACGCATTACAAATACAAATCACCGTGTTCGAAGAGCATCAGTTGGCCGACGAAAATCAAATACCTCAAAAATCCCACCAACAACTATTTAACGAGTTACGATCTAAG atatcaAACACGTTATACGACTCGTATTTGCAAAACATTTTGCTCCAAATGTCTGAAATGGATTACAGTGatgcaaaaat taatgaCATTTGGAATTTGATCAACGAAGTCATCTGTAATGATCCACAAGCAATATTGGATATATACCGAAAAACTTCAAAAACACATTCTACGGGGTCTCAAACTGACGAGAAAAGACTTAATAAAGGTTTATCTCTGAATACCCGTCGCTGTAGCTTAAATATACCAAAAGATAAACGAACTACTATTAAACTTAAAAGACCGTCACTACCCGCCCTTCCAGTCGTCAACAAATTAGACGAACACACTAATGTTAACGGGCgccatattattaaatgttctaTATTTACTCAGACAGACCGTGCGTGTTATTGTGACGGTATTGGACTTACTGAAGTTGACTCTAATCCCGAGCTGAATAATAACAGTCCAAATTTGTTAGATGTGAACTATATAAAAAGTGATGCTTGTAAATCTCTTGAATTATCATGTGAACGCTCAATAATACCACCTTCACCATTTCTGTCAAATCCTTCAGGAATTCCGCCTCCTCCTCCACTTCCAGTTTCATCAGGAATTCCACCAcccccaccaccaccaccaccaccttcGTCATCTTCATCATCGTGTCACAAAATTCCACCAGCGCCACCACTTCCATCAATAGGAATatcaccaccaccgccaccaccaccaccttTACCCGTTATGGCACCTCCACCACCACCTTTGCCCGTTATGGCACCTCCACCACCTCCGTTGCCTGAAATGGTACCTCCGCCACCTCCTCCCATCACTGGATTAAGGTCTTCAGAGCTAAATTTAGTACCAGAAAAGGCACCTCAATCATCTACGGCATTGTTATCGTCAATGGAGTTATTGGGACTTGGTAAAACTATTACGAATATTACTGATGGTCATAGGACAGTACCTACAAGAagaactaataacaatattaaatactactcattaccaaaaacaaaaatgaaaactttGAACTGGACCAAGGTCAACAACCAATATTTAG ATAAGTCGGTTTGGTCGTCGGCGGACCCTCCTAACTTAACTATAAACTTCAGGAAAATTGACGAATTGTTTTGTCAAAAACCCAGGGCAAAATCTTCACCTGCTGTTTTGTCACCAAACGGTGTTTCTAAAGCGAACGTTGTGAATATATTAGATAACAATCGGAGCTTAGCGATTAACATAATGCTGAAACAGTTCAAATCCGGTTCGCATGAAATTTTAGAAGCACTTCAAAATGGGATATCAATTCCTCTTGAGAAACTAAAAGGTCTTCAACGGGTTTTGCCCACAGACGAAGAG ataaaattgataaaaaaaaaagacgtcGATCTGTCTTTTGTTGGATCTGCCGAACAGTTTTGTCTGCAACTCAACAGCATATCCAACTATCAATTGAGAATAAAACTCATGATTGAA aaagaaGAACTACCTGCCATAGTATCAGAAATACAAAGTCAACTAGAAAGTGTCAAAGAAATGTGTGATGACCTGATAAAAAATCAGCCGTTCAAGCAATTCCTGTCCCTAGTGTTGTTTATCGGAAATTACCTAAATGCT ggAAGCTATGCTGGTAACGCGAGCGGATTCACTTTGGATACGTTGCCCAAATTGCTCGATACCAGAGCCAACAAACCTAGAGTGACTTTTCTCCATTTCGTCGTCGAAGTAGCGCAGACGAACAAAATGGATGACATACTGAGTTTCACCAAGTACACTGAGGCGCTCAGGAATCTATccag GATATCTTTTTTGTCGTTGGAAGACGAAATAAACATCAAAACGAAACAGATCAAAAGTTTGCATCTACAGTTAtcaaaacaaatgaaaaaacagATATGTGATCAATTCTCAG attttataaagCAAGCCGTCATTGATATCGAAACTCTAAACAATGAGTATAAAAGTGCAACGGAGGTAATTCGAAGAGTAGCCGTCTATTTTGGCGAGGacgttaacaaatttaaaattgaagaaTGTTTTGCTTTATTGGGAAATTTTTTCGAGCGAATTGACGTGGTTGCCAAG gaAAACATAAATCGTAGAATTCaagaggaaaaaaataaaacactcgcTGCGGAATTGGAAAAGGAGAAGGATGTTCCGAACATGAAAAGGCGCGCCCGAGGTTCTATGATACCCAAAGATGAAGACGTATGCATAGTGGATTTGGTGTTACGAGACATTAAAAGAGGATCGTTTAATTTAAGAAGCGTGAAAGCTGAAGGCGAAAAGCACATCTAA